A single region of the Geobacillus subterraneus genome encodes:
- a CDS encoding glycoside hydrolase family 32 protein: MKSEREQQLMEQAYAEIDKYQDLVNRDRYRLRYHLMPPVGLLNDPNGLIDWNGTYHVFYQWMPFRTGHGAKFWGHYTSPDLVHWQSAPIALAPSEWYDKNGCYSGSAVDHEGKLVLFYTGNVKDEQGNRQTYQCMAVSEDGLHFTKKGIVITLPDGYTAHFRDPKVWRKDDQWYMIVGAQSESGDGKAVLFRSTDLFQWEHLGPIAGGNSNWLGPFGYMWECPDVFPLDGQDVLIVCPQGLKPDGMRYQNVYQSGYFVGHLDYERTEFLHGPFEELDRGFEFYAPQTMLDRHGRRILIGWMGVPDQDEDRQPTVRHRWVHALTLPRELRLVDGKLRQTPVKELKQLRKQKVAYRNVAIVNELRSWPGIEGDAIELRLDNIELFGSMLEIHLRHAARLVYNGDEGVLTLERKSFVNGLTEKRQCRLPRLRSLHLFLDTSSLELFVNDGEETFTARFFPHPDDRTILFGTHGHLHMDIEKWDLLR; encoded by the coding sequence ATGAAATCCGAACGTGAACAGCAGCTCATGGAACAGGCCTATGCCGAAATCGACAAGTATCAAGATCTCGTCAATCGCGACCGGTATCGGCTTCGCTACCATCTCATGCCTCCGGTCGGGCTGCTGAACGACCCGAACGGGCTGATCGACTGGAACGGAACGTATCATGTCTTTTATCAGTGGATGCCGTTTCGCACTGGCCATGGGGCAAAGTTCTGGGGACATTACACGTCCCCAGACTTGGTTCATTGGCAATCAGCACCGATCGCCCTAGCGCCAAGCGAATGGTATGATAAAAACGGATGCTACTCCGGAAGTGCCGTTGATCATGAAGGAAAGCTTGTGTTGTTTTACACCGGCAATGTGAAAGATGAACAAGGAAACCGCCAGACATACCAATGCATGGCTGTATCCGAGGATGGGCTCCATTTTACAAAAAAAGGGATCGTCATCACCCTCCCGGACGGCTACACTGCCCATTTCCGCGATCCGAAAGTATGGCGAAAAGATGACCAATGGTATATGATTGTCGGGGCGCAAAGCGAAAGCGGCGATGGAAAAGCAGTGCTGTTTCGTTCCACTGATCTTTTCCAATGGGAGCACCTTGGCCCGATTGCTGGCGGAAATTCGAACTGGCTCGGACCGTTCGGTTATATGTGGGAATGCCCAGATGTATTTCCGTTGGACGGCCAGGACGTGCTCATCGTCTGCCCGCAAGGATTAAAACCGGATGGGATGCGCTATCAAAATGTCTACCAGTCAGGCTATTTTGTCGGCCACCTCGATTACGAACGAACGGAATTTCTCCATGGGCCGTTTGAGGAGCTTGACCGCGGTTTTGAATTTTACGCCCCGCAAACGATGCTCGACCGGCATGGACGGCGCATTCTCATTGGCTGGATGGGTGTGCCCGACCAAGACGAAGACCGACAGCCGACCGTGCGCCATCGCTGGGTGCATGCCCTTACCTTGCCGCGTGAACTCCGCCTCGTCGACGGCAAGCTGAGACAGACGCCGGTCAAGGAACTGAAACAGTTGCGCAAACAAAAAGTCGCTTATCGAAACGTCGCTATTGTGAATGAACTGCGGTCATGGCCAGGGATCGAGGGAGACGCCATCGAGCTTCGCCTTGACAATATCGAACTGTTCGGGAGCATGCTGGAAATCCATCTGCGCCATGCCGCCCGTCTCGTTTACAATGGCGATGAAGGCGTGTTGACACTTGAACGGAAAAGCTTCGTGAACGGGCTGACGGAAAAGCGGCAATGCCGTCTGCCGCGCCTTCGTTCGCTTCACCTTTTCCTTGATACGTCATCGCTCGAACTGTTCGTCAATGACGGCGAAGAAACATTCACCGCCCGGTTTTTCCCGCATCCGGATGACCGAACGATTCTGTTCGGAACCCACGGACATCTTCATATGGATATCGAGAAATGGGATTTGTTAAGATGA
- a CDS encoding MFS transporter, which translates to MNQPMISQRKLLGIAGLGWLFDAMDVGMLSFLMAALQKDWNLTAEQVGWIGSVNSIGMAVGALVFGLLADRIGRKNVFIVTLLLFSIGSGLSALTTTLAAFLALRFLIGMGLGGELPVASTLVSEAVPAKDRGRAVVLLESFWAGGWLLAALISYFVIPAYGWRTALWLSALPALYAIYLRLRLPDSPRFMATKKEGTVWDNIANVWSAPYRKETTMLWILWFCVVFSYYGMFLWLPSVMVMKGFSLIKSFEYVLVMTLAQLPGYFSAAWLIERAGRKFVLITYLLGTAASAYFFGTAESLAGLMAAGIFLSFFNLGAWGALYAYTPEQYPTSIRATGAGMAAAFGRIGGIFGPLFVGSLVAKGVSVTAIFTLFCLSVLVAVLSVTVLGKETKQQELA; encoded by the coding sequence ATGAATCAACCGATGATTTCCCAGCGCAAGCTGTTAGGCATCGCCGGCCTTGGCTGGCTGTTTGACGCGATGGATGTCGGCATGTTGTCGTTTTTGATGGCCGCCTTGCAAAAAGACTGGAACTTGACAGCCGAACAAGTCGGCTGGATCGGCAGCGTCAACTCGATCGGCATGGCCGTTGGGGCGCTCGTGTTTGGGTTGCTCGCCGACCGGATCGGCCGGAAAAACGTTTTTATTGTCACATTGTTATTATTCTCGATCGGCAGCGGGCTGTCGGCGCTGACGACGACGTTGGCGGCGTTTTTGGCGCTTCGCTTTTTGATCGGCATGGGGCTTGGCGGCGAGCTGCCGGTTGCGTCAACGCTCGTCTCAGAAGCGGTGCCAGCTAAGGATCGCGGCCGGGCTGTCGTGCTGCTTGAAAGCTTTTGGGCCGGCGGCTGGCTGCTGGCGGCGCTCATTTCCTATTTTGTCATTCCGGCTTACGGCTGGCGGACGGCGTTATGGCTGTCGGCTTTGCCGGCGCTGTACGCCATTTACTTACGCCTCCGGCTGCCCGACTCGCCACGGTTTATGGCAACGAAAAAAGAGGGAACGGTATGGGACAATATCGCCAACGTATGGTCGGCGCCGTACCGGAAGGAAACGACGATGCTTTGGATCCTTTGGTTTTGTGTCGTTTTCTCGTATTACGGCATGTTTTTATGGCTGCCAAGCGTCATGGTTATGAAAGGGTTCAGCTTAATTAAAAGCTTTGAATACGTGCTTGTGATGACGCTCGCCCAGCTGCCCGGCTATTTCAGCGCCGCATGGCTGATCGAGCGGGCCGGGCGGAAGTTCGTCTTGATCACATATCTGCTTGGCACAGCGGCAAGCGCCTACTTTTTCGGCACGGCCGAGTCGCTTGCGGGGTTGATGGCGGCGGGCATTTTCTTGTCATTTTTCAACCTCGGTGCTTGGGGAGCGCTGTATGCGTACACGCCGGAGCAATACCCGACGTCGATTCGTGCGACCGGAGCGGGCATGGCGGCGGCGTTTGGCCGTATCGGTGGCATCTTCGGCCCGCTGTTCGTTGGCTCGCTTGTCGCCAAAGGGGTGTCCGTGACAGCGATTTTCACCCTGTTCTGCCTGTCTGTCCTTGTCGCCGTCCTCTCGGTCACTGTTCTTGGTAAAGAGACGAAGCAACAGGAACTCGCCTAA